In Oryza sativa Japonica Group chromosome 1, ASM3414082v1, the genomic stretch ATAAAACGCATGGGCCCCTAACCAAAACCTAACCCCTGGCAAGAAAACAAAAGGTGTCAACTCATCCTATGTGGCTACCAAAAAGGACAGGCCgaccaaagaaaaataaaatacaaaggCGATCACTAACACTAACTTTGGTGGATGAAATTAGGCCTCTTTTGGCACCATATCTGTTGGCAGCAGGGGGGGTTAAAGCATAAACAGTACGGCAACAAGATTCCACTTGAGCAGTCGACAACTCGATATTGCCCAGACGACTCCTTCACTTTCAAACGATTTGCTACTAACTAGTagggtgcccgtgcgttgctacGGGGAATTTTGTTGATCACGGAGGATAAAATCTGGCGTTGAAAAGACAAATATAGCATCGTAAGGAAACTACATTCAACATAATTTAATTAGTGTTCAGAACAACTCGCTGACTAAAATTTAAGGAGCAGGCAACAGTAATGCTCAAACTCTTTACCTAAGATGACTTCATGGTTATTACCAAATGCATGTACAACATGCAAAAAACTTTACAAGTGGTTTGACAAACTGAAATttgcaattaaataaaatagcCAGTTGAGCAAAACATATTAATCCCTGACCTAATCTGAATCCGAAGCTCCTTTCACATGGAGCAAATTACTGATCAAATGTGCTCCGTTACAAATCAGTACTCACAGTTCCTGGCTCCTGCTTACGTCCTCACACAAAACTTAACACTCACTGAAGACCTGCATATTATATGAATATTCATGTTTCTTGATTCTAAAAATAAAGACATCACTGATTTGACTCTCTTGCTAGAAACATCAAATAGTTTGGCAGAAGTGAGCTTAGCATGAGCAGGGAAAACTCATACCAAAATAATGATAGAAACAAAaattgtataatttttttctttgataaaGATCAAAGTTTTATTTGATATAGTAATAGGCTAATAGCATGAGCTCAAATGTTGGCTTTCAGTTCAGATGATCTCCACTCAAGTGTTATTCAGTACCCCACTGGAAACTGGACTGCCACAACATGATTACAAGAAATGCTAAACTGCAATTGGAAATCTGAACTAAAGCAGAACCTCATAAATCTGCTAACATCAGTACTAAGCTGCAAGACATGTACAAACCAACTACGattgttttaaaaaagaagaagaaataacTGTCAGCTTACAAGTAAGGACTTCATCTTGAATTTGTTCATAACAGTGAATTGCTTCATCCTGGACCTGGCTGCTTCTCTCCTATTAGCAAAGAATAAGAAATAATGAGCAAGGGAAGAGCTGCCAGGGTGGTTCACCAAGGACTGATAGAAAAATATCTTTACCTGATCACCTGCAACTCCTCGGCGAGCAGCCGACTACAACGGTTTTGGTCTCTGAGTCAGCCATaacgaggaggcggccggagggaCTGCTCGGGGAAGGAGTGGATGTAGGCATATACAGGAGAAGGGGCAGACCAAGAAAGTAAATGTTTACTGCTGTCCAAGGAAAAAAACTCAAGAAATGTTAGACAtggaatataaaaattacagtaaGAATGGAATTTAAGCAAGCATATTGTGGACGGTTAATTAGTCACATAATATACCTTTTCTAATCTGTGAGGACCTCTCTATACACAATATTTTTTGTGTATGTTGCAGCTTGTTTAGACAAttcctttcctttcttctcATTGTCCTTCACGCCAGTACGCTTAgactttttcttttgtttcttgtcTTCTACCGGCATCGATAGTATTTTTATGTTTGTTCTAGAGGTTGCTCTTGACAGTGCAACGTATAGTTGACCATGGGAGAAGACAGGCTCTGGTAAGTAGACGCCTGCATTTGGAATTGTTTGACCCTGCGCCTTATTGATGGTCAATGCAAAGCTCAATCTAACCGGAAATTGCTTCCTCTTGAAGCGAAATGGGAACATCTCATCATCAGAAGGACATAGAGGTATCCGAGGAAGGAAAACTCTCTTTCCAGCATGCTGCCCTACAACAATCTCCGCGTCAATAGCATTTTTTCCGAACTGACGAACCACCAGCCTTGTCCCATTGCAAAGTCCGTTGGCTGTTGGCTGGGTCAATGTTCCTCAAAAGCATGATGGGGCAGTTTATCTTCAGCTTAAGCAGATGCGGAGGTAGCCCATTTGGAGTTAGAGAGTTCAAGAATTTTGGCGGGTAATAGTTATGAGGGTCATCCTCTGCTCAGTCAAAACTATGATATGTCATCACATCTCCTCTAAACCGCTCAATCATCTTCATGTTTATTCGATCGACGAACTCATTCCGAGTGGACAATATGGCCCTACATATGATGTAGTTTGGGTCCGTCAGGTTATCGTTTAGGTTAGGGAACACGGTATCGATGAGCCTTTCGAGGTCCGTTTCATTCCCTTTGCACTCTAAGCAAATATCCGAAGGAAGGCCTATGTTTCCTTCCTTGTTCACCTCCTCGGTTCCATTCCCAACTCGAAGGAGGTAGTCCGCAAACCACGCGTCGCTCTGCGCCCTCATATTGCGAACAAGCTTTAATTGAACCATACAATCCCAAAGATAGGACCTGCGTAGAGTGGCTTCTGTTATCTGAGACCTAGTGCCCTTCCTAATGACCGGGAGCACCTGCCTGAAATCCCCTCCAAACACAATCGTCTTCCCTCCAAACGGAGAACGTGGACAACCCATTATATCTCTCATGCTCATATCGAGGGCCTCAACCGCTTGCCTCTTTGTCATGGAGGCCTCATCCCATATTATAAGCGATGCCATCTGGAGAAGCTTTGCCGTCCCACTTTGTTTGGTGAAGCTGCAATACGACCCTTCCTCAATGTTGAGTGGGATCTTGAACCGCGAATGTGCGGTCCGGCCTGCTGGCATTATAGAAGCTGCAACACCCGACGTCGCGGTTGCCACCTCTATATCACCATTGCCACGCACTGTAGCTAGTAGCGCCCTATATAGGAAAGTCTTCCCCGTGCCTCCTGGGCCATCTACGAAGAACACGCTCCCCTGAGCACTACCAACCGCGTTCATGATTTTATTGAATGCAGACCTTTGCTCATCATTGAGCTGGTCTGGGAGGTTCATATCATCTCTCTCCACAACAATGGAAGACTCCTCAATAATCTCTCTGGGATCTCCTCGAGTACTATCATGTGATTCATCTATTTCAGGGAGCGGGAACGATGAGATTTCCTTACCCATTGATTGTAGCATGCCCCGGATATCTATCAGCACCATCTGTTGGACAGCATAAGGGCATGCGTTGTTACATCTGACATGGAATCTAGATGCTTGTCCCAAAGTGCACGGACATCGGTAGGTTCGCAGTACACCAATATGGTAGCGAATAACCTGCGTAGCGACGCCGGCATTTGGTAGACACCGGCCTCCGTAAGGCACTCGTCGAGGGTGTTGTCTGCCTCTATAAGACCCCTTCtttcagctgcagcacggaacGACGGCATGAGCACACCATCAACAGTACGTAGGTCTTCAAATGAGGTGGATCCTGTCACATGGTTTAGAAGCACCCGAAGATAGTAGCGCTCCCCCTCTGCCGGGTGGGCACACACAATTCTCCCGACCTGGCCACCTCTATCTCTTTTCTTCCAGTACTTACCTGGCGTCTGCCAAGTAAACCACATTGGGAAATCTCTATAAAGGATATCTCGAGCCTAGACATGCTGCCTGTTAGCCTCGAAATACGCCGTAAGCATCGATCTGCCTGCGTCTTCCTTATCCAGAACATCACGGAGATCCTTGTCTGCATCGAAAGCCAACATGTGCATGTTTGGCAGATGCAATTGCAACTGCCTCACAGACGGCGAGATGTGGCATATGTCAAAACCATATATACGCCACAAGGCTTCTGGAGGGGTCACCCACCTCGCATCCCTGTAGCGCTGAATCTCATCGATTTCACCGTTTTTATCTGCCTCGTTTATGGATATCGAGGCCTTGTCATGTCCCTTGTAAAGGTATTTAAAGAGGTACTTTACTGCCTTGATGCTCGAGCAAATCTCGACATTCATGTGACAGTTGTACATCCGTAGAAGATAAGGATTGTACGGGACAACCCACCTGTTATCGAGAGGATGTCCTCTAACCACCTTACTCTTACTGTCATTACGTCTCCTATACAACGGGTATGAATCCTTGCCTTGCGAGGTTGTGGTGTTGAACTCTCGTAGGTAGTTGTTCCTGCACTTTCCATCTCGCATGCATTGGCACCTACCGTTGAGTCGACCACAAGGGCCATGCATCATATGCTTGACAAccatattgtatagctctggaTATTTTTTCTTGTCCGGTAGCTCAGCTGAGACGATGCGGTCATATTGCTCTGCAGACGTTAGCTTGTATCGACCACTCATGATCAGCAAAAAGTGTGCGTGTGGCAGACCCCTCTTCTGGAACTCAACAACATATACGTGTGCAATGACTTTGCCAAGGATGTGCTTCTCGAACAGCTGCTTCTTTAGGTCCTCTAACTTGGCTCGAAAGACACGGACCACGAGATCAAGACGATCTTGTGGTGTCTGGCCAGGCTCAAGTTCACGAGTAATCTCATCCTACTTGGGGTTGCTAGTCATTGTAAGGAATACATCTGGCTTCCCGTACTTCTATACTAAAGCCATGGCATCCATGTATCGACGCTTCATATTTCGGCCACCACAGACAAACAAAGCTGGCAACACAGTTCTTTTGCCAACCGCGCTTGCTCGACTCTCCCCAGCCTGGATGCTATCCATCAACCCTTGATACAGGTCCGCCCTTATCTCCTTCTGGTTGTTCCTCACATAGTCTAGACGGGAGCTCTCAACCTTGATGTACATGTCAACGGCAAACTGCTGGAACAGGAGTCCGCCGTGAAGTATAGGATTGAAAATCCCACGACGCATCTGGAATTTATAGCAGTAGTAGTCCCTTACAGAGACTCGTATCCTGCTGTTACAATCTACACGTGAGAAACATCTAGGTTAGTACAGTCATGTAACGCACAATGATCAATTCTCTAAGGCAACATAGTACGAAGATAAACTTACCAGGATCATCGCCATTCCGTGCGTTTGCATCCTCCATGGTTATTTTGTCCTTTGGAAGGCTTTGATGCCAACCATTCTCTCTAGGGAAGAAAAGAGGGTACGAGAGGGGATCATAACATTCGTAGAAAGGCTGGATAGATTTCCGCGTACGGTTGTTCCTGTATATTGTCACGCTAGGCTCGAACTTCCTTCTCTCATTTCCCTCAACCCAGATAGCAGCGACCTCAGTTGTCACCGGCACATTGTAACGCCTTTGGTGCAACCTATGATCCAGATTTAGTGTCACGCGATAATTCGCGAGGTCTTCAGCCTGCCCTAGACTTCTAAATGTCTCCGAGTACGGGTTGTTCCGAAGGACGTCTGCAACAGTCCTAATCACATCCTGGTCAAGGCTAGGGGAACGTTGGAATCTATGACTCAATGTTGGATCGTCATCGTAGAAATACAACTCGAGATGCTCTGGACCAGAATCTCTAGGACTGAAAGAATGTATATTATGATATATCTGACCATGAGCCCGAAAAGTGTACACGCCCGAACTCATGTTTGCAAAGGCCTTGTCAAGGCTTACACCAAGGGTAGTGAATGAGAAGTGGCCGTTGAAGTATCTATTGTTATCACGGAAATGCTTGGCGTCTGGATCCGAGCTTGTCCAAAGCCTCATCAGTTCAGGAGGTGTTTCATTTTGTACAAGCTTGATCTTGCCACCCCGACAACAGAAGCTCGGCGGTTCGTACTGGAACCTCTTGGCACCACAGTGTTTACAGTCAGGTTCAGGCTTCAGAACATTTGTGCTTTGTGGAATGTTGCTGTACATATAGTCATACGGATCAGGAACAGAAGAGGTCGGTGATTGCGTGTCATCGTCATCAGATTGTACCATCTCGTCATCCTCATCGTCGCCTGGTATGGTTTAGCGCAAAGGATTTATAGTCCGCAAAAATTATACATGTGAAAGAGACATTAAGATATCACGACGACGATACCTAGCCCAGCAAACATGTAGTATTCATCGTCGGAGTCATCATCCATGAAGGAATCCATATCATCTTTAGTACAATGAGATATGAGAAGTTAGTATGCGGAAGGGTACAAATTATAGGGGAATTTAACTAATTGCCACTTTTAGGTTTGGCAGTTATCCAAATTCCCTTGTTACGTTTCTTAACTAATTGGCACTTTTGCCATGGATTGCCACATGGCCAacagtgacaaatagttaagaaGCCACCATCTAAGAGGGGCAAAAAATTAAGAGCAAACTTAAGAAGGGCATTTGGATAgttgccaaatctaaaagtggaaTATAGTTAAATTCCCCCAAATTGCGAGTACGAatgaaaacatatatagatgATACCATCATTGAATGTGCATGATCGCGCCTGATGATCTACAGCATGCTCAGTTTGCAGGCTCGATGTAGATGGCACATCACCGGTTGTTTCCAAGCAAGGCGTTGGATTTAGCAACAATGGGATAGATCCCTCAGGGCACTCTAGTGCAATGGATTCAGCGCATGGTTTGTCACGCCTAGCTGCATAGAGTGCGTTACGTCGTGCCAGATGAGCAGATCTTTCCCCAGGAGTAACATTTTGTCGTCTTGATCTACGGCAAGCATTCATATCATGGATTTCCACATCTGGCATAGATTGCCTTGCAACCCTACGACGGGCATTCAACTCTAGTCTCTGTTCTTTTGTTAGTGATTGACGTTGTGTTCTCCGTTGGTCCACCTTAGCTTGCTTTTGCTCCGGTGTAAGAGTTGCATACTTCTCCCTAGCTCGAGCTAGCTTTGACTGCAATCGTTCTTTTGTCTCATTGGTTGGCGCACGCACCAATTCATTATCTAGTGATGTGCCAACATCATCATGAGTAGATTTATGGGATTGTTTGCTCACTTCAAATATTAAATTGTACAAACATGAATAGATAATAATAACTAACTTAGCGCACTTCTCATATGTAAGCAAAGAGGTTTTATGTTTgacaagtttatataaaaaaaacatgtgatgAAGTAAAATGTGTTACCTAGAGAGATGTCGTCATCGTGGTCGCACTCATTTTGATCGCTGCCTTCAAAAAAACTGGATTCATATTGATTTTCACATCCTGTTGTAACATAGTCAGTAATATATATTGTAATATAGAAATTTATAAATGGCAACAGCATTGTAATCCCATTAATAAAAAGATATTAGCATACCTGAATTATCAACTACAAAGTCAGAAGTATTCATGTTTAGGTACTTTGAGTGAAGCGACTCATTGGTACTTCGTTGGGACCATAGTGAGCTACATTGTTGATGATTGTAAATGGGAGACGTCTTGGTGTGATATTAAGATGGGAAGCTTCACTTTCTATTTAAACATAGAACTATCAATTTCCATTCAGTCGAATAATATATTGTTCAACCAAACTGTACAAACAATAAAGACATTACTTCCTTGATGCAGCGGGGAAGAATCAGTCACTTCCAATTGGCACTTCATTATATCAACAGCGCTTATATTTGAAATATCGCCAAGTGGGGCTGTTCACACG encodes the following:
- the LOC136355454 gene encoding uncharacterized protein, with the protein product MWFTWQTPGSTSFEDLRTVDGVLMPSFRAAAERRGLIEADNTLDECLTEAGVYQMPASLRRLFATILVYCEPTDMVLIDIRGMLQSMGKEISSFPLPEIDESHDSTRGDPREIIEESSIVVERDDMNLPDQLNDEQRSAFNKIMNAVGSAQGSVFFVDGPGGTGKTFLYRALLATVRGNGDIEVATATSGVAASIMPAGRTAHSRFKIPLNIEEGSYCSFTKQSGTAKLLQMASLIIWDEASMTKRQAVEALDMSMRDIMGCPRSPFGGKTIVFGGDFRQVLPVIRKGTRSQITEATLRRSYLWDCMVQLKLVRNMRAQSDAWFADYLLRVGNGTEEVNKEGNIGLPSDICLECKGNETDLERLIDTVFPNLNDNLTDPNYIICRAILSTRNEFVDRINMKMIERFRGDVMTYHSFD
- the LOC9269692 gene encoding uncharacterized protein isoform X3, whose protein sequence is MNTSDFVVDNSGCENQYESSFFEGSDQNECDHDDDISLDDMDSFMDDDSDDEYYMFAGLGDDEDDEMVQSDDDDTQSPTSSVPDPYDYMYSNIPQSTNVLKPEPDCKHCGAKRFQYEPPSFCCRGGKIKLVQNETPPELMRLWTSSDPDAKHFRDNNRYFNGHFSFTTLGVSLDKAFANMSSGVYTFRAHGQIYHNIHSFSPRDSGPEHLELYFYDDDPTLSHRFQRSPSLDQDVIRTVADVLRNNPYSETFRSLGQAEDLANYRVTLNLDHRLHQRRYNVPVTTEVAAIWVEGNERRKFEPSVTIYRNNRTRKSIQPFYECYDPLSYPLFFPRENGWHQSLPKDKITMEDANARNGDDPDCNSRIRVSVRDYYCYKFQMRRGIFNPILHGGLLFQQFAVDMYIKVESSRLDYVRNNQKEIRADLYQGLMDSIQAGESRASAVGKRTVLPALFVCGGRNMKRRYMDAMALV
- the LOC9269692 gene encoding uncharacterized protein isoform X1, producing the protein MNTSDFVVDNSGCENQYESSFFEGSDQNECDHDDDISLDNELVRAPTNETKERLQSKLARAREKYATLTPEQKQAKVDQRRTQRQSLTKEQRLELNARRRVARQSMPDVEIHDMNACRRSRRQNVTPGERSAHLARRNALYAARRDKPCAESIALECPEGSIPLLLNPTPCLETTGDVPSTSSLQTEHAVDHQARSCTFNDDDMDSFMDDDSDDEYYMFAGLGDDEDDEMVQSDDDDTQSPTSSVPDPYDYMYSNIPQSTNVLKPEPDCKHCGAKRFQYEPPSFCCRGGKIKLVQNETPPELMRLWTSSDPDAKHFRDNNRYFNGHFSFTTLGVSLDKAFANMSSGVYTFRAHGQIYHNIHSFSPRDSGPEHLELYFYDDDPTLSHRFQRSPSLDQDVIRTVADVLRNNPYSETFRSLGQAEDLANYRVTLNLDHRLHQRRYNVPVTTEVAAIWVEGNERRKFEPSVTIYRNNRTRKSIQPFYECYDPLSYPLFFPRENGWHQSLPKDKITMEDANARNGDDPDCNSRIRVSVRDYYCYKFQMRRGIFNPILHGGLLFQQFAVDMYIKVESSRLDYVRNNQKEIRADLYQGLMDSIQAGESRASAVGKRTVLPALFVCGGRNMKRRYMDAMALV
- the LOC9269692 gene encoding uncharacterized protein isoform X2; its protein translation is MNTSDFVVDNSGCENQYESSFFEGSDQNECDHDDDISLDNELVRAPTNETKERLQSKLARAREKYATLTPEQKQAKVDQRRTQRQSLTKEQRLELNARRRVARQSMPDVEIHDMNACRRSRRQNVTPGERSAHLARRNALYAARRDKPCAESIALECPEGSIPLLLNPTPCLETTGDVPSTSSLQTEHAVDHQARSCTFNDDDMDSFMDDDSDDEYYMFAGLGDDEDDEMVQSDDDDTQSPTSSVPDPYDYMYSNIPQSTNVLKPEPDCKHCGAKRFQYEPPSFCCRGGKIKLVQNETPPELMRLWTSSDPDAKHFRDNNRYFNGHFSFTTLGVSLDKAFANMSSGVYTFRAHGQIYHNIHSFSPRDSGPEHLELYFYDDDPTLSHRFQRSPSLDQDVIRTVADVLRNNPYSETFRSLGQAEDLANYRVTLNLDHRLHQRRYNVPVTTEVAAIWVEGNERRKFEPSVTIYRNNRTRKSIQPFYECYDPLSYPLFFPRENGWHQSLPKDKITMEDANARNGDDPGKFIFVLCCLRELIIVRYMTVLT